A DNA window from Aspergillus nidulans FGSC A4 chromosome V contains the following coding sequences:
- a CDS encoding mRNA-binding ubiquitin-specific protease UBP3 (transcript_id=CADANIAT00003182) — translation MPHGQPPIPAPRRQQDVPYASGPPNMRSPPAYMGYPPQMNGHPPPAAFSPQQYPQWYTPFPPMQMPPRPHFNPYAPAFISSYPPSQPMMAPAHMPPQPLPLQPRASTPFQNPMSPSVGPAPAFIPSQTQSPVVIPVHSTPSPAMSSSPAPAPVNAVPPPKEPFRAPLPWLSIPDSPFPARAPRRQRKTRNLQASSLSVELPAKDGQRIQNEEPSKPQGTQTQTPSEPQTPTLSAAPSVADSTQPTTPSSAVPSSSARQSKGSKATVPVVPVVPVVPVSNTPRREKGDAGSFETPKSAPEAANTSAEKPIASAEEPAESKPVESAKPAAPKSWADLVRNKNLARNAASQSAPSGVVNGVSKSQSVADVLLNLGDDVSQYSDKVTFLEPRGLVNTGNMCYMNSVLQILVSCVPFYQFLDHIGKRASHSFHSDFPMVDALIMFMKEFRVIDAARNEEQLRMRLKANELEQYGEAFIPEFVYEVIRQLPRFRDMRRGHQQDAQEFLGFLLEEMHEECARATSANSSTEPASTDSENGDGWLEVGHKQKPAVTRSSGHIASESPITKIFGGKIRSEFRVPGNKASVTLEPYQPLQLDIGAPEIHNIVDALKGLTKPESIQGDFNSSRGPNVTATKQVFIESLPPVLILHLKRFQYDSVTHGTQKIWKKIGYPLDLEIPREVFPPHRRNVMMAQGGLPKYRLTGVIYHHGKNASGGHYTVDVRRQDGREWIRLDDTVIRRIKSEDVAEAGGEEDPKVLAAALEQHKRDKDPANIYDHINQGDQSDDERGWSQVNGTGSGNSSKKSASAINGTPSQSNTSSGVRTPMGRYSTRDNKVAYLLFYERIP, via the exons ATGCCCCATGGGCAGCCACCCATTCCTGCGCCTCGGCGGCAGCAGGACGTTCCCTACGCGAGTGGCCCTCCCAACATGCGGTCGCCCCCGGCATACATGGGCTATCCGCCTCAAATGAACGGCCATCCCCCTCCAGCCGCGTTTTCCCCGCAGCAATACCCCCAATGGTATACACCTTTTCCGCCAATGCAGATGCCACCTCGTCCACACTTCAATCCATATGCACCGGCCTTCATTTCATCGTACCCCCCTTCCCAGCCCATGATGGCACCGGCTCACATGCCGCCACAACCGCTTCCTTTACAACCAAGAGCGTCGACGCCATTTCAGAACCCGATGTCACCGTCTGTTGGCCCGGCCCCGGCATTCATCCCGTCGCAGACCCAGTCTCCTGTAGTGATCCCCGTCCACTCTACACCCAGCCCGGCCATGTCTTCGTCGCCTGCTCCCGCCCCGGTTAACGCCGTGCCGCCGCCCAAAGAACCCTTCCGCGCACCG CTCCCGTGGCTTTCTATTCCCGATAGTCCTTTCCCGGCCAGGGCTCCCCGCAGACAACGAAAGACTCGCAACTTGCAagcttcctctctttctgtGGAGCTTCCTGCCAAGGATGGGCAACGAATTCAGAATGAAGAACCTAGCAAACCCCAGGGCACTCAGACACAGACACCTTCTGAACCGCAAACTCCAACTTTGTCGGCTGCTCCCTCTGTTGCGGATTCCACCCAGCCCACGACTCCATCTTCTGCTGTGCCGAGCTCATCTGCTCGTCAGTCCAAAGGATCAAAAGCAACGGTCCCTGTTGTGCCGGTGGTCCCGGTTGTTCCCGTTTCAAACACCCCTCGTCGCGAAAAAGGCGATGCTGGCTCCTTTGAGACGCCTAAATCAGCCCCAGAAGCCGCCAACACCTCTGCTGAGAAACCGATTGCGTCCGCAGAGGAACCCGCTGAGAGCAAGCCGGTGGAGTCCGCCAAACCTGCCGCGCCAAAGTCTTGGGCGGACTTGGTTCGAAACAAGAACCTTGCTCGTAACGCAGCTAGCCAGAGTGCTCCATCGGGTGTGGTCAACGGCGTCTCCAAGAGCCAGTCCGTTGCCGATGTCTTACTCAATCTAGGAGACGATGTTTCTCAGTATAGCGATAAAGTGACCTTCCTTGAACCCCGAGGGCTCGTCAATACTGGTAATATGTGCTACATGAATTCGGTGCTTCAGATTTTGGTTTCATGCGTGCCGTTCTATCAGTTCCTGGATCATATTGGGAAGCGCGCGTCCCACAGTTTCCACAGCGACTTTCCCATGGTTGACGCTCTAATCATGTTCATGAAAGAATTTCGAGTCATTGATGCCGCCCGCAACGAAGAGCAGTTGCGAATGAGGCTGAAGGCGAACGAGCTCGAGCAATACGGAGAGGCTTTTATTCCAGAGTTTGTGTATGAAGTTATCCGCCAACTACCCCGTTTCCGAGACATGCGACGCGGCCACCAGCAAGATGCGCAGGAGTTCCTGGgttttcttcttgaagaaatgCATGAAGAATGCGCTCGCGCTACTAGTGCCAATTCCTCAACCGAGCCTGCATCTACTGATAGTGAGAACGGTGACGGCTGGTTGGAAGTTGGCCACAAACAAAAGCCAGCCGTCACACGGTCTTCCGGACACATTGCCTCTGAATCTCCAATCACAAAAATCTTTGGGGGCAAGATTCGATCCGAGTTCCGCGTACCTGGTAATAAGGCCTCTGTCACTCTTGAACCGTATCAGCCGCTGCAACTTGACATCGGCGCCCCAGAGATCCATAACATTGTGGACGCACTAAAGGGCTTGACCAAGCCAGAAAGTATTCAGGGAGATTTCAATTCTTCGCGTGGTCCAAATGTGACTGCGACCAAGCAAGTCTTCATTGAGAGCCTCCCCCCGGTACTCATCCTTCACCTTAAGCGGTTCCAGTATGACAGCGTCACCCATGGCACgcagaagatctggaagaagattgGGTATCCTTTGGACTTGGAAATCCCTCGAGAAGTGTTCCCGCCTCACAGACGTAATGTCATGATGGCTCAAGGTGGACTTCCCAAATATCGTCTCACTGGAGTCATCTATCACCACGGCAAGAATGCCAGCGGTGGTCATTACACCGTCGATGTTCGTCGCCAGGATGGCCGCGAGTGGATCCGCCTTGACGACACCGTCATCCGTCGGATCAAGAGCGAAGACGTTGCAGAGGccggtggagaagaagatccaaAGGTGCTTGCGGCGGCATTGGAGCAGCATAAGCGTGATAAAGATCCTGCCAATATTTATGACCACATCAACCAGGGCGACCAGTCCGACGATGAGCGAGGTTGGAGCCAGGTTAACGGGACTGGCTCTGGGAACTCGAGCAAGAAATCTGCGTCTGCTATCAATGGCACTCCCAGCCAGTCCAATACATCCTCTGGTGTTCGTACCCCGATGGGGCGTTATAGCACTCGTGACAACAAGGTGGCCTACCTGCTGTTTTATGAGCGCATTCCATGA
- a CDS encoding putative Na/H antiporter (transcript_id=CADANIAT00003183) codes for MPTLSLINFNIVCATLGGFISLFGLVSYLFKERFYLSEALISLLAGVVFSPHGANFIRPLDYALGADQNLDQITLCFTRLVLGVQLVLAGVQLPKRYLQLEWKSLSLLLGPGMAAMWMCSALVIWALVPNLSFLHALAVGACVTPTDPVLSNSIVKGKFADKNVPQPLQRIIIAESGANDGLGYPFLFFALYLIQYIGMDGEGFSGGAGKAMGLWFYETWAYTILLSVGYGVTVGWVSRELLHWAEEKHYVDRESFLVFAIALALFIVVRSPCSMANVKLTNSDWFRLETMDDSLQPTIDMLLNLAVFMWFGAVCPWHLFLENNVIPIYRLIPLGILILLVRRMPIIFAMHKYIEQIESLFQTTFVGFFGPIGVGAVFYLSVSREYLNRITVNGEIRADAQQVSDTIEVVVWFLVICSIVVHGLSIPFAKAGYHLPRTISQVISTSTGDNEPIPLARNSHTHSTATHDNVEATSRRARRHDTSLPTSMSRSHTPQPVAFQIGRSVILSASPSSDAQIGLGSGEEPARPVNLVPKSETVGELTRIRSNDDACGQGDRSGIVKSSSIVDAVSSHDTLPKYAAQWGPGKQEKLIRIESLYSPTSMDLK; via the exons ATGCCCACATTATCGCTGATCAACTTCAATATCGTCTGTGCGACATTGGGAGGGTTCATCTCTCTATTCGGCCTGGTCTCGTACCTCTTCAAAGAGAGATTCTACCTCTCTGAAGCAT TGATCTCGCTGCTGGCTGGAGTTGTGTTCTCTCCGCACGGTGCCAATTTTATTCGACCGCTCGATTATGCGCTTGGCGCGGATCAGAATCTAGACCAAATCACTCTGTGTTTCACCCGACTGGTCCTCGGGGTACAGCTCGTTCTAGCCGGTGTGCAGCTACCGAAACGCTACCTGCAGCTGGAATGGAAGAGCCTCTCGCTGCTGCTTGGGCCGGGAATGGCCGCTATGTGGATGTGCAGCGCTCTTGTGATCTGGGCCCTGGTGCCTAACCTTTCATTTCTGCATGCGCTTGCTGTTGGTGCCTGTGTGACCCCAACGGACCCAGTCCTCTCGAACTCGATTGTCAAGGGCAAGTTTGCCGACAAAAATGTTCCTCAGCCGTTGCAGCGCATCATCATTGCTGAGTCGGGGGCGAATGACGGGCTTGGCTAtccgtttcttttctttgccCTCTACCTCATCCAGTATATTGGCATGGATGGCGAGGGTTTCAGTGGAGGTGCAGGGAAAGCCATGGGTTTGTGGTTTTATGAGACTTGGGCCTACACGATTTTGCTGAGTGTTGGCTACGGAGTCACTGTTGGCTGGGTTTCTAGGGAATTGCTTCACtgggcggaagagaagcactACGTGGACCGAGAGAGCTTCCTTGTCTTTGCCATTGCTCTTGCG CTCTTTATCGTAG TACGTTCCCCTTGTAGTATGGCGAATGTCAAGCTGACCAACAGTGACTGGTTCCGCCTGGAAACCATGGACGACTCTCTTCAACCAACCATCGACATGCTCCTCAACCTGGCAGTCTTCATGTGGTTCGGTGCCGTCTGCCCATGGCATCTCTTCCTAGAAAACAACGTCATCCCGATATACCGTCTTATTCCCCTGGGAATCCTCATCCTACTTGTCCGTCGCATGCCTATCATCTTCGCCATGCACAAGTATATCGAACAGATCGAAAGTCTGTTCCAGACTACATTTGTCGGCTTCTTTGGCCCCATCGGCGTCGGTGCAGTCTTCTATCTTTCAGTGAGCAGGGAATATTTGAATAGGATCACCGTGAATGGCGAAATTCGCGCCGATGCGCAGCAGGTCTCTGATACCATCGAAGTGGTGGTCTGGTTTCTCGTCATCTGCAGCATAGTCGTTCATGGTCTCTCTATTCCCTTCGCCAAAGCTGGCTATCATCTCCCGCGGACTATCTCGCAAGTGATTAGCACTAGCACCGGCGACAACGAACCAATTCCGTTAGCTAGGAACTCGCACACGCACAGCACGGCGACGCACGATAATGTTGAGGCCACTAGCCGCCGCGCGAGGAGACATGACACCTCCCTTCCTACCTCGATGAGTCGATCCCACACGCCCCAGCCGGTGGCCTTCCAAATTGGTCGAAGCGTGATTCTatcagcttctccatcatctgaTGCACAGATTGGATTGGGGAGTGGGGAGGAGCCAGCGCGGCCGGTGAATTTGGTGCCCAAGTCAGAGACCGTGGGGGAGTTGACGAGGA TTAGAAGTAATGATGACGCTTGTGGTCAAGGGGACAGATCTGGGATTGTGAAGTCGTCGAGTATCGTTGATG CTGTATCTAGTCACGACACTTTGCCAAAGTATGCAGCACAATGGGGCCCTggcaagcaagaaaagcTGATTCGGATCGAGAGTTTGTATTCGCCAACATCTATGGATTTGAAGtag
- a CDS encoding RNA-DNA hybrid ribonuclease (transcript_id=CADANIAT00003184), with amino-acid sequence MSCRPGKLLIPRLALENFYTTRPLLTARPVHPFIAASFLTNAESPASASPHRMDEPAPSPTPAAAKPSQSPPPTAGTKRKRGSAGKYYAVKAGYQPGIYYEWKDCLAQVTGFKGAVFQGFPSLEEANAFLTGTKPPLSRGASPLSAEPTRFYAIQRGHKPGVYTNWANAQEQIRGFQKPRYKKFSTREEAEEFVKLGGEPARFATSTDTKLPGAPGLTSDIPKDQQGNPYEPGEGPLPPGVEDGFDPNVILDPKTGKVVYKTPEQKAATKTQPKGPPGMLRIYTDGSSLRNGRVQAMAGVGVYFGPGDSRRNVSEPLKGSRQTNQRAELTAILRALDIAPRHRDVTIVTDSQYAINCVTVWFQKWRSNNWLTADKKPVENKDLVESILSKIDERTELRVKTLFEWVKGHDADPGNEAADRLAVNGAQRGASEQELGYDIADCKASISVTARPKTLYASEAYFS; translated from the exons ATGAGCTGCAGGCCAGGAAAACTTCTTATCCCTCGACTCGCCCTTGAAAACTTCTACACGACTCGTCCGCTGTTGACTGCACGTCCAGTCCATCCTTTCATCGCTGCCTCGTTTCTGACCAACGCCGAATctcccgcctccgcctccccgCACAGAATGGACGAACCCGCCCCTTCTCCGACGCCGGCTGCCGCCAAACCTTCCCAGTCGCCGCCCCCGACTGCAGGCACCAAACGCAAGAGAGGTTCTGCTGGAAAGTATTATGCCGTCAAAGCGGGATATCAGCCAGGCATATACTATGAATGGAAGGACTGTTTGGCCCAAGTGACGGGGTTCAAAGGCGCGGTCT TTCAAGGATTCCCGAGTCTCGAAGAGGCGAACGCCTTCCTGACTGGCACAAAACCTCCATTGTCGCGAGGCGCGTCACCGCTAAGTGCAGAGCCCACGAGATTCTACGCGATTCAACGAGGACACAAACCCGGGGTGTATACCAATTGGGCCAATGCTCAGGAGCAGATCAGAGGATTTCAGAAACCTCGATATAAGAAATTTTCAACaagggaggaggcggaggaatTTGTGAAGCTCGGCGGGGAGCCCGCTCGGTTTGCGACTTCTACAGACACCAAACTTCCAGGGGCTCCGGGCTTGACGAGCGATATCCCGAAAGATCAGCAGGGCAATCCGTACGAACCGGGCGAGGGCCCTTTACCCCCCGGTGTGGAGGATGGGTTCGATCCGAATGTGATCCTCGATCCAAAGACCGGCAAGGTTGTCTACAAGACACCAGAGCAGAAAGCAGCTACCAAAACACAGCCAAAAGGACCACCCGGCATGCTCCGTATTTACACCGATGGCAGTTCACTGAGAAATGGAAGGGTACAAGCGATGGCCGGCGTTGGGGTATACTTTGGGCCCGGCGACTCACG CAGAAACGTCTCAGAACCCCTCAAAGGCAGTCGTCAAACAAATCAACGCGCCGAGCTCACAGCGATCCTGCGTGCCCTTGACATTGCCCCGCGACATCGAGATGTGACAATTGTCACAGACAGCCAGTATGCGATTAACTGTGTTACGGTCTGGTTTCAAAAATGGCGAAGCAATAATTGGTTGACTGCGGACAAGAAACCAGtggaaaacaaggatctGGTAGAATCCATCCTGAGCAAGATCGACGAGCGTACGGAGCTCCGGGTCAAGACTCTTTTTGAATGGGTCAAAGGACATGATGCGGATCCTGggaatgaagctgctgacCGTCTTGCGGTAAATGGAGCCCAGCGAGGAGCATCTGAGCAAGAGCTCGGC TATGATATTGCAGACTGCAAGGCTTCGATTTCTGTAACTGCAAGACCTAAAACACTGTATGCTAGTGAGGCGTACTTTTCCTAA
- a CDS encoding uncharacterized protein (transcript_id=CADANIAT00003185), producing the protein MSFLPPSKRIKLDKPYLNGEDYIKQKPYTERKEVPLLDSIDPALLIKSPSTGVGGLAPPYTDSSRAIEAWDLHLDSSDIGDTGDTTDNYSDTGSDDGSIDLAALNIDNSRNTASPSSSTCSSISTIFNPLSPGNLKVNFYDEETIPERLWLAIFIQNTEGVEELIEEGATAMTNTGFGGYAIDMAVRLEDADIMMKVLLDIGMRDYLAADETAKIIVFGHTCKHGTPEMLETLSDWGPWFSWKAYWYWCLRLSDQTKKGANGNKVWELKEAYMEREKNKKPLMYRNDVLDTWDEAQELPPIPQVMRLHCNANPDHNIGDLYHIELLDPVKCINPASHAPVESNRRRTGPWDIF; encoded by the exons ATGTCATTCCTGCCCCCGAGCAAGCGCATCAAACTCGACAAGCCTTACCTCAACGGGGAAGACTACATTAAGCAAAAACCCTACACCGAGCGCAAAGAAGTCCCCTTGCTAGATTCGATCGATCCCGCCCTTCTCATTAAGAGCCCCAGTACCGGTGTCGGTGGCCTTGCTCCTCCTTACACCGACTCTAGCCGCGCcattgaagcctgggatctTCACTTGGACTCCAGCGATATTGGTGACACTGGAGACACCACTGACAACTACTCTGATACTGGCTCCGATGATGGCTCCATTGATCTCGCTGCATTAAATATCGACAACTCCCGTAATACCGCCagccccagctccagcacctgctccagcatcagcaccatcTTCAACCCTCTCTCACCCGGTAATCTGAAGGTAAACTTCTATGACGAGGAGACCATTCCTGAGAGGCTTTGGCTTGCCATATTCATTCAGAATACagagggcgttgaagaactaattgaagaaggagcaACTGCAATGACAAATACCGGATTCGGTGGCTATGCCATCGACATGGCAGTCAGgctggaggatgcggatATC ATGATGAAAGTTCTGTTGGATATCGGCATGCGTGACTATCTAGCTGCGGACGAGACTGCGAAGATCATCGTATTCGGGCACACCTGCAAGCACGGGACCccggagatgctggaaacTCTGAGCGATTGGGGCCCCTGGTTCAGCTGGAAAGCGTATTGGTACTGGTGTCTGCGTCTGTCCGATCAGACCAAGAAAGGTGCGAACGGGAATAAGGTCTGGGAGCTCAAGGAGGCGTACATGGAG CGCGAGAAGAATAAAAAGCCCCTCATGTACAGAAACGACGTGCTTGATACCTGGGACGAAGCCCAGGAGCTGCCACCAATACCCCAGGTTATGCGCCTCCATTGCAACGCCAACCCCGACCATAACATCGGTGACCTCTACCATATCGAGCTCTTGGACCCGGTGAAGTGCATCAATCCGGCGAGCCACGCTCCTGTTGAGAGCAATCGTCGCCGTACGGGACCTTGGGACATCTTTTAG
- a CDS encoding uncharacterized protein (transcript_id=CADANIAT00003186) — protein sequence MEDPWIIHIPTDSPDDPDWTMDSNSITDSETFPGTDAETGDEMYSDVLTDTESDPSEIDSEAESGIVSPTDVEVSSDTSSESMHSDMDTETNDKAGFGGVSVAGRGIVSITGSVRSDENIELGLVRERGMTSLSDDERESVMALIDAAMTEMGVNIDPEIGFGIGNEETLRIGSVGSVSFGFEAGSVASVYNAKSASEVGSGVGSEAEFETCVVDSGFYSEIDIERDDNTDAGASCEASCETGVLDSGFESERDVKENDDIGAEMDLGYNTDAEMIVIKSNIGESTDSGSDSCSDSDIESDSEIELELETDLDREIREKITMKLSRTKYACSTLFRLRSIINFVYKGYLSRPLDGKIKTVVIKHAEPFLAVNRAWDLRTDRCTGEGTVIRALNEMFDVRVTNITRFKGTFRTIVRAPELYHINYAAHILIMEHLPDAINLHKFLTNMLCLSDERLHSWCFFIGSNLGHWLHAFHEWIANDQQKQLAKDFDNSLNKAMADLKFHINYEKLLDAVEKYPKILNKKKTRRIFRKVVEMARAEVRERSKNGRTGPIHGDFWAGKLSSIILPITALQDLEKDPKPDPDAEDDPRHIPCPQATLLITDWEFAQYGPHALDIGRMVAELYMLHHFQGIEAASSMLEGFLDGYEHITMETSYRMLIHIGVHFIVWGSRRANGVGTEKQVRKLIKLGRKFIVKGWKRDRYAFMGDFWNCLFKGYSD from the exons ATGGAAGACCCATGGATTATACACATACCGACTGATTCGCCCGATGACCCAGATTGGACTATGGATTCGAATTCAATCACCGATTCAGAAACGTTTCCTGGAACCGACGCAGAAACCGGCGATGAGATGTACTCGGATGTCCTAACGGACACCGAGTCTGATCCTTCAGAGATAGACTCAGAAGCCGAGTCTGGGATCGTTTCCCCCACGGACGTCGAGGTCTCTTCTGATACAAGCTCGGAGTCGATGCATTCGGATATGGATACAGAGACGAACGATAAAGCGGGCTTTGGAGGTGTTTCTGTGGCTGGCCGGGGGATAGTCTCTATTACAGGCTCCGTACGCAGTGACGAAAATATTGAGCTTGGTTTGGTGAGGGAGCGGGGAATGACCTCTTTGAGTGACGATGAGAGGGAGTCGGTAATGGCGTTGATAGATGCGGCGATGACTGAGATGGGCGTGAATATTGACCCTGAAATTGGCTTTGGTATTGGTAACGAAGAGACCTTGAGAATCGGCTCTGTTGGCTCTGTTAGTTTTGGTTTCGAAGCTGGCTCCGTGGCTTCAGTGTATAACGCTAAGAGCGCTTCTGAAGTTGGTTCTGGAGTTGGCTCTGAAGCCGAATTTGAAACTTGCGTGGTCGACTCGGGTTTCTATTCTGAGATAGACATTGAACGAGACGACAACACTGATGCTGGAGCCAGCTGCGAAGCCAGCTGCGAAACCGGTGTGCTTGATTCGGGGTTCGAGTCAGAAAGGGACGTCAAAGAAAACGACGATATAGGCGCTGAGATGGATCTGGGGTATAACACAGACGCTGAAATGATCGTGATCAAGTCGAACATAGGGGAAAGCACGGATTCAGGCTCAGATTCATGCTCTGACTCAGACATCGAGTCGGACTCGGAAATAGAGCTAGAGCTGGAGACAGATCTCGACAGGGAGATTCGAGAAAAGATCACAATGAAACTATCCCGTACAAAGTACGCCTGCTCGACCCTATTTCGACTCCGAAGCATAATCAATTTTGTCTACAAAGGTTATCTATCCAGGCCTCTTGATGGGAAAATTAAGACTGTCGTCATTAAGCATGCAGAGCCCTTCCTTGCTGTCAATAGGGCGTGGGACCTTCGAACGGACCGCTGT ACCGGCGAAGGAACTGTCATCAGAGCATTAAACGAGATGTTCGACGTCCGAGTTACGAACATTACGCGCTTCAAAGGGACGTTCAGGACTATCGTTCGAGCGCCCGAATTATACCATATTAACTACGCAGCGCATATTCTGATAATGGAGCACCTCCCAGACGCGATCAACCTACATAAATTCCTTACAAACATGCTCTGTCTCAGTGACGAACGCCTGCATTCGTGGTGTTTCTTCATTGGAAGTAACCTAGGCCACTGGCTGCACGCATTCCACGAATGGATTGCAAATGACCAGCAAAAGCAACTCGCGAAGGATTTTGATAATAGTCTAAACAAAGCGATGGCAGACCTGAAGTTCCACATCAATTATGAGAAGCTTCTTGATGCGGTGGAAAAGTATCCCAAAATACTGAATAAGAAGAAGACCCGCAGGATCTTCaggaaggttgttgagatGGCCCGGGCTGAAGTACGAGAGAGAAGTAAGAATGGTAGGACAGGGCCTATCCATGGTGATTTCTGGGCCGGGAA ATTATCCAGCatcatcctccccatcaCTGCCCTCCAGGATCTCGAGAAAGATCCCAAGCCCGATCCTGACGCCGAAGATGACCCCCGTCACATCCCTTGCCCGCAGGCTACTCTGCTAATTACTGACTGGGAGTTCGCCCAGTACGGCCCTCATGCTCTCGACATCGGACGAATGGTCGCGGAACTCTATATGTTGCACCACTTCCAAGGTATTGAGGCTGCCAGCTCGATGTTGGAAGGGTTTTTGGATGGATACGAGCATATCACCATGGAGACATCTTACCGCATGCTCATCCACATCGGCGTGCACTTTATCGTTTGGGGGAGCAGACGCGCGAATGGCGTAGGGACAGAGAAGCAAGTCCGAAAACTGATTAAACTCGGCCGAAAGTTTATTGTCAAGGGGTGGAAAAGAGACCGGTACGCGTTCATGGGGGATTTCTGGAATTGCTTGTTCAAGGGGTATTCAGATTAA
- a CDS encoding hydroxyacyl-thioester dehydratase HTD2 (transcript_id=CADANIAT00003187), which yields MLISRPVTRGTTRTLPTRLIPLACLRFSSSTSDASASSIATSFLSRFQSLGPQTRTQTLDANQLRLLSLTLNRPSLLPTTPHLSQLATASNQCEIEVANGTPLPAGYHLAYFTPAFLENELGADGTDTSYNPAHPFTRRMWAGGEVCWPRDSNGSVNPLRVGEKVTETTRVLSAEAKTVRKTGEEMIVVGVEKEFSNEAGVAVIDRRNWVFRKALPPPSIQQTQDLPPPTPPSSLPATSTTTSSPDGLTHTRTLRQTAVTLFRFSALTFNPHKIHYSQPWCRQVEGHKDIVVHGPLNLIAILDFWRDVRSSACGADVDANTFLPDRITYRATSPLYAEDEYRIVLKKGEGEDGKKSAVEIITPEGNVGMKAEVVGV from the exons ATGCTCATCTCAAGGCCAGTAACGAGGGGGACAACGAGAACGCTTCCTACACGCCTCATCCCCCTCGCGTGTCTCcgcttctcctcatcaacctctGACGCCTCCGCATCATCAATAGCGACCTCCTTCCTATCACGCTTCCAATCTCTAGGACCTCAAACTCGAACCCAAACGCTCGATGCGAACCAACTCCGCCTCCTCTCTCTAACACTCAACCGGCCGTCGCTCCTCCCCACCACGCCGCATCTCTCGCAACTTGCAACCGCCTCCAACCAATGCGAAATCGAGGTCGCAAACGGAACACCACTCCCGGCGGGGTACCACCTTGCCTACTTTACGCCAGCATTTCTGGAGAATGAACTCGGTGCCGATGGTACCGATACGAGCTATAACCCGGCGCATCCATTTACGCGGCGCATGTGGGCCGGCGGGGAGGTTTGCTGGCCGCGGGATAGTAATGGCAGTGTGAATCCATTGAGAGTTGGCGAGAAGGTTACAGAGACGACGAGGGTTCTAAGTGCGGAGGCAAAGACTGTAAGAAAGACCGGGGAGGAGATGATTGTCGTTGGAGTTGAAAAGGAGTTCAGTAATGAGGCCGGGGTTGCGGTGATTGATAGGAG AAACTGGGTCTTCCGCAAAGCCCTCCCACCACCATCGATACAACAAACCCAAGACCTTCCCCCACCAacccctccctcttctctcccagccaCGTCTACGACAACCTCCTCTCCAGACGGCCTTACCCACACACGCACCCTCCGCCAGACGGCCGTAACgctcttccgcttctcagCACTAACGTTTAACCCGCATAAAATCCACTACTCGCAGCCGTGGTGCCGGCAGGTCGAAGGGCACAAGGATATCGTCGTGCATGGGCCACTGAATCTCATTGCGATTCTGGACTTTTGGAGGGATGTACGGAGCTCTGCTTGTGGGGCGGATGTTGATGCAAACACATTTTTGCCTGACAGAATTACATACCGAGCGACGAGCCCGTTATatgcggaggatgagtaCCGGAttgtgctgaagaagggtgagggtgaggacGGCAAGAAGAGTGCCGTGGAGATTATTACGCCTGAGGGTAATGTTGGCATGAAGGCTGAGGTTGTGGGTGTATAG